GGATTGACAACCGCATTTTCTTTACAGGTGTGAGTCTCGAAATGTCtcgttcacacagcagcttacAGTTGTGTTTAGAATACTGTCTGTATGAACGTGCAAAGGGAGTCAAGCCAGTAACCATAGCGACAGTGAccaaagtaaaatcaaagatgGCGACGCCCATAAATCTGAAAGTCTTATCACTTTCTGACACGACAAGAGTCCAATCAAGTTGCGAGTTCTTCGTCAAATCTTCATTAAGTGACAGCAGCTTTTAAATTTGGGTGGAGAGCAGAGTATTTAAGTCGCGCACAGAACACAAAGCTGACGGGAGCGGCTCCGCTGGAAAACTGACTGGATCTAAAATTTTCAGATGACACAGATCATTTCTCCATCACTGTTTCCCGAaaacacacatgaaaacacGTAACACATGGTAGATGCACGTTTATACAGCAGATCATCTCTCTCTCGCACTGTATGACGTGACAGACAACTAGTTGTCCAGGGACTTTGGTCCAGTCCTGTTCTGTTCACACAGCGTGTGTTCCCGAGAATACGGTTGTGAGTCCTGAAAATTTACAGGTGTGAGTTCGGTTACAGAATGCGGTTGGCACGCGCGTTAATAACTTTCATGTGTGTGAACGTAACTGTATTAAGGACTCGAATACAGGACTGACAACCGTATTCTGCTTCTGTGTGAACGTGGCCAAAGAGCATAAATACAGTTTGCTTTACCAATATGAGCAAGAGTGATGTATTTCTGAAAATCATTATGAATTTTGTTCATAAATCAATCAGTGCTTTTAAAagaatgcataaataaaaacatggctgatgaacatttatttattgtctctCTATTTGCAGCCAGGAATGCTGGTTCTTATTGTGATGTGTACTTGTGTGGGGGTCATTGGTTTGGTTATTACTGCAGCTTTAATAATCACTTCAAGGAGGGTAAACTGTAGGCAAAGGTAAGGTCGATATGATAAAACTTGATTGCTATTATTTCTCATACAAAATATGCCTTGCAGAAGTCAGATTCTCTATTGGTCAAATTCTGCCCCCTGCAGGTCACCTGCTTATCGCTTTTCGGCTCTGCAACTCCAAGAAGATGATCTGTGTGTTAGCAATGAGAGCAGCCCCAATGGCAAACTAAATGGTTTCCAGGTCCAGGAGGATTCAGATGAAGTAAGCTTGATGAATCAATCAATATTATCCTCGCCTGTATCCACTgaatttaactgtttttatttatttatagttgattatatatttatttttgcattggcTTGttgactttttcattttttctttagGATCTCATTGAATGAACAACATTTAAACACTGGGAACTACTCAGGCTTTGCAGACAAGTGTGAATTGTTTCAAATGAATCTCATAACCCAGGCACTGTGACTGGACAATAAATCCTTGTAAATAACGGTGAACTGCATTTTCAAACCAAGACAAATGATATCTTGCTGCGTCAGGTTCTTATTTTGTCCTATGAAGTGTCTTATACAGGGACCAGAGGATAATCATTAGGAGTGAATTCACTTCACCCTCTCTGTCTTTTGCACTGGAATCATTCATATTCCCTCAGGCTGCTGCTGGCAATCCTCCTTGAGCTTTGggactgtattttcaaacagACCAATCTACTGTTTttgaattgtaaataaattaagatgcatttaaaCATCTGTATTATTTATGCTCATCCTATTATccacatttaaataattgtgttaATACACCATAATGAGTATATTATTTAGTATCTGATTGctacaacaatatatatattagtgttgtcaaattttttttttgcataatatgtgtgtgttctgtgtatatttagtatgtatatataaatacacacacatacattttgaaaatatttacatgtctatatttagattaataaatacatgtaatttataatataatataaatatgtaatatataaacaaaatatttttcagaaatatgtatgtgtgtgtatttatatatatacataataaatatacacagcacacatgcatatattatgtaaacaaaaacttttattttggatgcgattaattgtgattaatcatttgacagtactaatatatatatatatatatatatatatatatatatatattatttatttttattttattttatttttttttaatacaatgcCATTACAGACAGatgtaaaatgaacaaaaaaagagACCAAACATTTGTcttggaaaacaaacaaaccgtACACCTCACAAAGGCATACACTCACCTCACACCTCCTCACtaacacactctctcacacatacactACATACCACACTGCACACCAATATGAACCAGACTCTCACACATCTTCACCTATCTGACTCAaagttcaaaaatatttaagcagTAATAAATGAATTACATTCTAAAGTTTGTAGCCTATACTAATGTCCTAAATCACATTGCCTAAAGTTTTTCAGTCCATTGCCTaggtgtatatattatttaaccTATAAATTCacataaaacactaaaatatcaAGAATTTCCAATTTAAACATAGTTTACTTTAGTTTAACCCAAAcgtcttaaaaataataataatattttctttttgtaagCTATATAATTTTCCATTCATTCCAAAGGGCTTCAAATTGAACTACATAGTCAAAAACTAGTATACATAGTCTAAGACTAGTTTTTaacaaattatgcaaattattatttaaataattatccTCCCCTATCACGCTCCTCCCCTCTGGTGAACCCGGATGTGTAGGGATACTCAGCGTTGTGTCGCCGTGGCACCAGGTACTTCTTTCTGTTCTGTTCTTCTTTATTCAGTATCAGTCTAAAAGTATATTCGTCGGGTTACATGATTTCTTGAGTTCATATTATATATCTGTTGTAAgatttattcttgttttttatttatatattcgcCTTATGCTAACGGCTAACGTTACTGTCTCTTTTACTGCTGACAACTGACACCTAAACTTCACACCAACACAAACGATTAATTCGCTTCTGGCATCTTTTTCAGACATAATTAGAGGTTTTCAggatgtatttgtttgttttacatgtTAGATCTTGAGCTGAAGTTAAAGCTAAGAATTTGTTGACTGTTTCATTGGCTCGTGGAAAAAGAGATGACAGGTGAAGACTGATAAAATCCCAAACTTAGGCATGTTCCCATGTGTTAAACCAGCTtataaactttatatatatatatttttccatcTTTCTATACATGCGAATAGGGTTTGATCAGTATTATTTATAGTGGCCAATGCTCATACTGATATATATGGAGAGCAGagtacaatttaataataacaattaagaTGCTGAACTCTAGCTTTATACTATATTAGAATTCactaaaattgttaaaaacagaaattgtgtgaaaatATGTAATGCAATCATACGTTATATAATTCTGTGATGTTACATTAAACAtggtaaaatgtgtgtgtacttataTGCTTGACTGAAAGGATAATCAATTTACtctgaatatgaatatatgattAAGCAAATACACGAGGATCGGAAATGTGAATTATGAATCTGGATCAGCCAAATCTAGGTCAGTTAGTCAGCCTGGCCATTGTTTCGCTGTGTAATGTTtaacacatatgtgaccctggaccacaaaaccagtcttaagtcgctggggtatatttgtagcaatagtcaaaaatacattgtatgggtcaaaattatccatttttattttatgccaaaaatcattaggatattaagtaaagatcatgttccatgaagatattttgtcaatttcctacagtaaatattgaaacttaatttttgattagtaatatgcattgctaagatcttcatttggacaactttaaaggcgattttctcaatatttagattttttttgcaccctcagattccagattttcaaatagttgtatctcggccaaatctatcctatcctaacaatccatacattaatggaaagcttgtttattcagcattcagataatgtataaatctcagtttcaaaaaattgacccttatgactagttttgtggtccagggtcccaTATGTAGATTATCTTGAGTAAATCCCTGCAGGTAACGTAAGTATTTTAGCTGGGACATTTAAGAATTCAGGCTTTTGTTATATGATGATATCTGATCTCATGTCAGGTGTGTGGATCTCAGTGTGGTGACTGGTGCTGGCAAAGCCGTCAGGATGATGCGAGCAGGAGGTTTGTACCGTTTCTTTCAGTATGAACTCTGCCTAAGTATACATTACATGTAACCAATGGCAAATATTTGCTCTTTTGTCATTGACGATATGTTGTAGTAATGTATGTGTAATagcagtgcaaaaaaaaaaaaaggttttgctTTAAGACATTGAAAATTTacaaatttttttgtgtgtaaaagtgaacaaaatagttgaaatgaagtattattttttttttacaggccTTTTGAAACTGGCAGTGCTGATTTCTATCTTATTTTTAGCTGTATTCCTGGCATTTGAGCTATTAGAGAGcaatatgaattttaatttggGGAAAGTACTTGGTGAGTTCATGCATGCATCCATTTTCTGCAACATACACAGAACATACTGATCTGAAACTGCACACGTCTTTTGTTAGTAAAGTAAGATAATACACTTGTTTGGTTAAGGAATGAGTTCGTGTTTTTCAGTGTTTGACATGGCACATTGCTATTTGCTAATCGACATATGTTTCTCTACAGCACGATACGCACCTGCAGAGACTGTCCGTGAGTACATAGTTTTTTTTGACTAGATGGAAAAAGCTCctcctgtatttttgattagaACTGCGTAGATATAAAtgagaaattaaaaacatgtaacTTGAACCTGTGCAGAAATCAATCATTGGTTAAAGGTGTGCGTAGTTAAACTTTCCGGCAATGACATTAATAGCATGTAGGAGGTGTTAGATTCTTGATATTAGTTCCATAGTTGTCACATTAGATGTGTTGAGTTGCTGCCAGCTGCCATTTACTTTAGATAAAGTAGGTGTGTTTGGGTGTGATCTTCTTTTTACAACTTCAACCACTTAAGAAGTCTGTTGTAGATATAATTCAGTGTGAAGACACTTGTCTGGTATgtgtgtaaataatataaacaattaataaatcatGCAGACAGAAAAATGTAGCCCCCCCCCCTCTCAAATAGTTAAGCCATGTGTTAATGAATATATTGATGTTATTTTTAGCCACCAAGCCTCCACGCCACAAATGCAACCTTTCTAAATCATGTCCCGAGGACCATTTTGCTTTTAAGATCACCAGTGGAGCAGCCAGCGTTGTCGGCCCGAAAATGTGTTTTCAAGACAATGTGTAGGTTTTACACACATCTCTAATTGCGCCGTACTACAGACAAACATGAGAAGAATTTGAGTGCTGCTGTTGAACTCTTTCTTCTTTATCTTTTATCAGATTAATGAGTGGAGTAAAGAACAACGTTGGACGGGGTATAAACATTGCTTTGATCAATGGTATGCCTCCTTTTTTGTCTTTAGAAACTTGGAGATGGTGAAACCTTATAAACTGAACAGTTACCGAGAGAAGTTGGACTGCATTAATCTGCATTCTTTTTACAGGCAAGACCGGTGAGCTCACCAAGACTGATTCCTTTGACATGTGGTCTGGAGGTAAATCTGTTTCTAGACCTCATATCTAGTTTCCATTTGAAAATTTTGCACGTGTTATATTTGCATTGTATTAAAATCCGTCTTAGGTGTGATCACCTTACTAAAGCTGTTAGGTACACAGTCTTTTTGTcccatttttatacacacattcatatatacTCCGAAATGCATATGATTGCACATTTGTATTGTAATGTTGTCCTCTAAAAAAGTATTCATAGGAGAATTGTGGGTATTAATGGAGTCTCGCCTAACTGCATTTTATTCAACAGTACCCAAAATATTTTGGACTCAGAGGCCCCGTTATCCAACATTTGAAGGCCCCCATGTAGGCTAAGATATTTCAGATAATTCTGCTGTAAAGACAAAGCTTCTCATTTTCAGAAATTAGGATTggcaatatattaaattaattaaaatgattgtaatactttagtatagggaccaactctcactattaactagttgcttattagcatgcttattattaacatattggctgtttattagtacttataaagcacatattctgcatgaccatattctacatccctaataaTACCTAACCTTAACTAACTACCTTACTTAATATCAATAAGCcacaaattaggagtttattgaagcaaaagtcatagttaatggtttgttaatagcaagaattgtaCCTTAAAagaaagtgtgaccaaaattattttagaattaaaatgaGAATCCTTAAATCCTTTCAAGAACTGATATTTATGACAAATTAATTTGCATGACAGGATAAgctttttctaaataaattttaCTCGCAGAGAGCAATTTTCtgattgaatatttaaaaaaaataaaattcttcaATTCATTAATTCTTCAATTAAAATGACAGTTgtcaggggaaaaaaattaaactcaatttttaaagtgtattttaaagCTCCTTTTGtcttaattaaataattttaaatgatctCGTGGCCCACTTGGAATGAGCTGAGGCCCCCTAGTGGTTTCCGGCCCCATGGTTGTGTTTTAATTGCATGGCAAGAGACTAATTTTAATGCCAGTTGAAAACAGGGCCACTGTGTTACTGTTGTATTGTTAAGAGCTTGTTTGTATttgcaaactggagcgggtaAAGAATTTGAccctttttaaatgtttattcctGTCTAGATGTGAACCAGCTTATCAAATTCTTGAAGGAAATAGAAGACGGAAGCATTGTCATGATGGCCACTTTTGATGATCCTGCAACAAAGTGAGTCACTTCTCTAAATATTTGATCAGACTTTTACAGATCTGTCAAAGCTTTtctatttaatgctttttttaaaattacgaACAGGCTAAACGAGGAGGCCAGAAATCTGATAACAGAATTGGGCAGCTCAAGCATCAGCATACTGGGATTTAGAGATAACTGGGTGTTTGTTGGAGGCAAAGGGATC
The sequence above is drawn from the Onychostoma macrolepis isolate SWU-2019 chromosome 04, ASM1243209v1, whole genome shotgun sequence genome and encodes:
- the fam3c gene encoding protein FAM3C, which gives rise to MMRAGGLLKLAVLISILFLAVFLAFELLESNMNFNLGKVLARYAPAETVPTKPPRHKCNLSKSCPEDHFAFKITSGAASVVGPKMCFQDNVLMSGVKNNVGRGINIALINGKTGELTKTDSFDMWSGDVNQLIKFLKEIEDGSIVMMATFDDPATKLNEEARNLITELGSSSISILGFRDNWVFVGGKGIKTKSPFEQHIKNNAETNKYEGWPEVLEMEGCIPVKHE